A portion of the uncultured Draconibacterium sp. genome contains these proteins:
- a CDS encoding cation transporter, translating into MKTKVLSLVALFVMGAFTVFAGNKTEKIKVYGNCGMCESRIEKAVNAVDGVSKADWNKETKMLEVTFDDAKTDIHKVHMAVAAVGHDTDMHKAKDEVYDELPGCCKYDRTAESKSEEGHEGHMH; encoded by the coding sequence ATGAAAACAAAAGTTTTGAGTTTAGTAGCCCTTTTTGTAATGGGCGCATTTACCGTTTTTGCAGGAAATAAAACGGAGAAAATTAAAGTTTACGGAAACTGTGGAATGTGTGAAAGCCGCATCGAGAAAGCGGTTAACGCAGTTGACGGTGTTTCGAAGGCAGACTGGAATAAAGAAACCAAAATGCTGGAAGTGACATTCGACGATGCAAAAACCGACATTCACAAAGTGCACATGGCAGTTGCAGCTGTTGGGCATGATACCGATATGCACAAAGCCAAAGATGAAGTTTACGACGAACTTCCTGGCTGCTGCAAATACGACCGTACAGCAGAATCCAAATCCGAGGAAGGACACGAGGGACATATGCATTAA
- a CDS encoding DUF302 domain-containing protein translates to MKYYIETTIETDFDSAVEKVKEELKKEGFGVLTEIDIHKTLKAKLDVDFKQYKILGACNPPKAFEALKAEDYIGLMLPCNVVVQESSHSNKINVSAIDPVASMMAVNNAAIEPIAQEIKEKLTKVIRQL, encoded by the coding sequence ATGAAGTATTATATTGAAACAACCATTGAAACCGACTTTGATTCAGCAGTAGAAAAAGTAAAAGAAGAACTTAAAAAAGAAGGATTTGGAGTGCTAACCGAAATTGATATTCACAAAACACTAAAAGCCAAACTGGATGTAGATTTTAAACAGTATAAAATACTTGGTGCCTGTAATCCACCAAAAGCTTTTGAAGCTCTGAAAGCTGAAGATTACATCGGGTTAATGCTTCCCTGTAATGTTGTCGTGCAAGAATCGTCGCATTCAAATAAAATCAATGTTTCGGCCATCGATCCGGTTGCTTCGATGATGGCTGTCAACAATGCTGCTATTGAACCAATTGCTCAAGAAATTAAAGAGAAACTTACAAAAGTTATCAGGCAATTATAA
- a CDS encoding efflux RND transporter periplasmic adaptor subunit, with the protein MKLKFLWVATIAFLLFSCHQNSTHNSEAEHDHEHEAEAAESEHEHEKIQYTVYSSDFELFAEADAMVTGEHAVVLAHFTSLKDFKPLEKSAKITAKLIVNGKTITETLDEPLQKGMYSFELEPTTAGEGSLHFDIETEGNFYEIAIADVDVFANDEELHSHHDNGDELSAVNATVFTKAQSWKIDFATALPQEQEFGPAIKTVARIEPARGEEEIIAAKASGLVLFSNNNLVEGKQVANGEKLFTISSSEMAENNFAVQLAEAKSNYETSKANYERKSELVKDRLVSEQELLNAKNKYETSKAVYENLSKNFNESGQMVKSKMSGFVKQIFVSNGQYVAAGQPLVSITQNNKLLLTAQVQQKYLSYLPSINTANITTMHDNKTYTLEELNGKILSYGKSASSDSYLFPVSLEIGNHAGFAPGTFVEVFLKTMTNSKAITVPNSALLEEQGIYYVFVQITPEMFEKREVKIAGTDGLQTEVISGLNADERIVTQGAMQVKLAKSTGALDPHAGHVH; encoded by the coding sequence ATGAAATTGAAATTTTTATGGGTGGCCACAATAGCTTTTTTATTGTTTTCATGCCATCAAAACTCAACCCATAATAGCGAAGCTGAACATGATCATGAACATGAGGCTGAAGCAGCAGAAAGTGAACACGAACACGAGAAAATCCAGTATACCGTTTACAGCAGCGATTTTGAATTATTTGCCGAAGCCGACGCAATGGTAACTGGCGAGCACGCTGTAGTACTGGCACATTTCACTTCGCTTAAGGATTTTAAACCGCTCGAGAAATCGGCGAAAATTACGGCCAAACTTATTGTAAACGGTAAAACGATAACGGAAACATTGGATGAACCGCTTCAAAAAGGAATGTATAGTTTTGAACTGGAACCAACAACAGCCGGTGAAGGAAGCTTGCATTTTGATATCGAAACCGAAGGAAATTTTTATGAAATAGCCATTGCTGATGTGGATGTTTTTGCCAACGACGAAGAACTACACAGCCATCACGATAACGGAGATGAGCTATCGGCAGTAAATGCTACAGTTTTTACGAAAGCACAATCGTGGAAGATTGATTTTGCAACTGCTTTACCACAGGAACAAGAATTCGGTCCTGCCATTAAAACAGTGGCAAGAATAGAACCCGCCCGCGGCGAAGAAGAGATTATTGCTGCAAAAGCATCCGGTTTGGTATTGTTCTCCAACAACAATTTGGTTGAAGGAAAACAAGTGGCAAATGGAGAGAAACTGTTTACGATTTCTTCCAGCGAAATGGCAGAGAACAACTTTGCTGTACAACTGGCTGAAGCCAAAAGCAATTATGAAACCAGTAAAGCAAATTACGAGCGAAAATCAGAACTTGTAAAAGACCGTTTAGTTTCTGAGCAGGAGTTGTTGAATGCAAAAAACAAGTATGAAACCAGCAAAGCCGTTTACGAAAATCTTTCAAAGAACTTCAATGAATCAGGCCAGATGGTGAAAAGTAAAATGAGTGGTTTTGTGAAACAGATTTTCGTTAGCAACGGACAATATGTGGCTGCCGGCCAGCCTTTGGTGAGCATCACGCAAAACAACAAATTGTTGCTTACCGCGCAGGTTCAACAGAAATACCTCTCGTATTTGCCATCAATTAATACGGCCAACATCACTACAATGCATGACAATAAAACATACACGTTGGAAGAATTGAACGGTAAAATTCTTTCGTATGGTAAGTCAGCAAGCAGTGATTCATACCTGTTTCCGGTGAGTCTTGAAATTGGAAATCATGCCGGTTTTGCTCCGGGAACTTTTGTTGAAGTATTTCTGAAAACAATGACCAATTCAAAAGCGATTACTGTTCCAAACAGCGCGTTACTTGAAGAACAGGGCATTTACTATGTTTTTGTTCAGATAACACCCGAAATGTTTGAAAAACGCGAGGTTAAAATCGCAGGAACGGATGGTTTACAAACTGAGGTAATTTCAGGATTAAATGCCGATGAGCGTATTGTAACGCAGGGTGCGATGCAGGTAAAACTGGCAAAATCAACCGGAGCTTTAGATCCCCATGCCGGTCATGTTCACTAA